GATCCAGGATTGGTTGGTGGCGGCCGACGCGTTTCTGTTCCGAGGTTCGTACATCGGTGCGCTGCGGTACATCGCAGAGGCGGCCAGGGCCTACATCCAGCCGCACCCGACAGACAAGGTGCTGCGCGTGCTGCCGCTGTACCCACAGGCGCCGTGGGACTGGGCGACCCTGCTGACGCCCGACATTGAGCTGCCGGCAGCCGTGGCGGCGGTCGTGAACGTCGACGAGGTGATGCGGCCTCGGTACAACCGGGTGTTCGTGGGTGGTGTGGGTAAGGGTGTCTTTGGCCCAGTCGACAGGACTGGGACGGCAAGCGACAAGGTCGCGCCGCAGGTGCTCCACCCGCTGATCACCGCCGCCGAGGCCCACATTCAGTGCGGGCGGGGGGTGCTGTCTGACACCGGCCTGCAGGAGCACTTTTCAGTGCAGACCATGGTGCTTCCGGAGACGGGGATCATCTTGCCGGGCAAGGTGCTGCGCTTCGTCGACGAGGACGGGCCGCACCTTGGCATCGTGCGCAATACGGCGGTGAAGATGCCGGAGTTTCCGATGCTCAGCCAAACCCTGGTGGTCGAGACCCATGTTGAGTAACCCCTACGCCCGATTCCTGGCACTGCTGCCGCCCCGGCCGCTGCTGGTGGGCACTGTGATTGCCGTCGACGGCGAGGTGGCCACCGTGGAGCTGCCCGAAGGTGGCCAGTTGCATGCCCGTGGCGCTGCGGCGGTGAATGGCCGAGTTTTCGTCCGCGATGGAGTGATCGAGGGCGAGGCACCGAACCTGACCTACATCTCGGCCGAGGTGTAGCGGGGGCGGGAAAAAGACGGGCGACCTGGTTCGGTGTTGGAGCACCTTGCCAAGCCCCCAACCTGCAGGATGAGCTGCAAGCCAGGCGAAGACCCGCCACTCTCGCGAGAGTAGGTCGAGCCTATCAGTTTTTAAATGCTCAAAAGGCTTGCAATGACGGAATTTAAAGCGGCACCCTTGGTGCCATGGATCGGCGGAAAACGCCGCCTCGTGAAACACATCCTGCCTATGTTCCCGGAGCACACCTGCTACGTGGAGCCGTTCTGTGGGGCTGCGGCGCTCTACTTCTCCAAGGCTCCGGCCAAGGCGGAGGTGCTGAACGATGTGAACGGCGACGTGGTGAACCTGTACCGGGTGGTGCGCCACCACCTCGAAGAGTTCACCCGGCAGTTCAAGTGGGCCTTGACGAGCCGGCAGATGTTCAAGTGGCTGCAGGTGACCCCGGGAGAGACTCTGACGGACATCCAGCGTGCGGCCAAATTTTTCTACCTGCAGAAACAGGCATTCGGTGGAAAAGTGACTGGGCAAACGTTCGGGACGGCAGCCACGGCACCACCGCGTTTGAACCTGCTGCGCCTTGAGGAGGATCTGTCGGCTGCTCACCTGCGCCTGGCAAACACCTACATCGAGCACCTGGACTGGTCAGTCTGCGTGGCCAAGTACGACCGGGCAGGGACGCTGTTCTACTGCGACCCTCCCTATTGGGGTACGGAGGGCTATGGGGTTGGGTTCGGCCTGGAACAGTACGACCGTCTGGCTGAGCTGGCCAGGACGATCAAGGGCCGAATGGTCATCTCGGTGAACGACATCCCGGAGATGCGGAAGGCATTCAAGGGTTTGGCCATGGACCGCTTGGACATTGCCTACTCTGTGAGCAGGGCCGAGACCCGGAAGACGACCGGCGAGCTGGTGATCCGTAGCTGGTGACCGCGAGACGCTCGCTCAGACGTTTAAACCAGCGCCAAAGGCAGCGTCAAAAAGTGCCAAAGGCAGCGTCATTTAGTGCCAAAGCGCGCGGCGCGCCATCCCAGCGCCGCGATCCTGGACGCCTGGCTGGAACAGAGCGTCCAAAACAATCTAAAATAGAATCGTTCTCATTTACTTTAACCAAGGAGCCTTCATGCAACTGCGCGCTTTGACCCTGGCCATCGCCACCCTCGCCGCCAGCGCCACCCTCACTGGCCTGCCGGCCCACGCCGCCACGCCCGCCGCCGCTGCCGCCACCGCGAGCGCGGTGGACGCCAAGGCCGTGGCCGCGCACTACGCCACCCTGGTGCACGCCAGCTACAGCGACACCCTGGCCGCCGCCAAGGACATGCAGGCCGCCATCGCCGCCTTCGTCGCCGCCCCCTCGGCCGAAGGCCTGGACAAGGCGCGCAAGGCCTGGCTGGCGGGCCGCGAGTTCTACGGCCAGACCGAAGCCTTCCGCTTCTACAGCGGCCCGATCGACGACGACAAGGGCCCCGAGGGCCAGATCAACGCCTGGCCACTGGACGAGGCCTATGTGGACTACGTGACCGGCAAGCCCAAGGCCGGCCTGGTGAACACGCCGAAGTTCAAGATCACCAAGGCCGCGCTGGCCAAGGCCAACGAACGCGGCGGCGAAGAGAACATCAGCGCTGGCTGGCACGCCGTCGAGTTCCTGCTCTGGGGCCAGGACCAGAGCGAAACCGGCCCGGGCAACCGCTCGTTTGAAGACTATGTGAAGGGCAAAGGCGAGAACGCCGAGCGCCGCGCGATGTACCTGACCGTGGCCACCGAGCTGCTGGTGGACGACCTCTCGGCCATGGCCGCGGCCTGGGCCCCCGGCGCGAAGAACTACCGCGCCAAGTTTGAAAAAGGCGGCAAGGAGTCGGTGCGCAAGATCATCGTCGGCCTGGGCTCGCTCTCGCGCGGTGAACTCGCGGGCGAGCGCATGGAAGTGGCGCTGAACTCGCAGGACCAGGAAGACGAACACTCCTGCTTCTCCGACAACACGCACCGCGACGTGGTGAACAACGCCAAAGGCATCCAGAACGTGTGGCTGGGCCAGTACACCCGGCGCGACGGCAGCAAGCTCGAAGGCCCGGGCGTGCGCGATCTGGTGGCCGCCAAGAACCCGGCCCTGGCCGAGAAGACCAGCGCGCAGCTGGCCTTGTCCGTGAGTTCGGCCGAAGCCATCCCGGCGCCGTTCGACCGCGCCATCGCCAAGGGCGCGGCCGGCCGGCCCGCCATCGAGAAGACCATCGAGAGCCTGGTCGCGCAGTCCAAGCTGCTGGTGGAATCGGCATCGGCCGTGGGCATTGCGAAGCTCACGCTGGTGGAACCATGACCCCCCTGCGCCGCGCCTAAGGGCGCGTCACCCCCCAGGGGGCGATGCCTGTGGCCTGGCAAAGCCAGTTCCACGGCATCCTTGAACAAGCCCCCTGCTTCCCCGCAGCGTTGCTGCATTCCCCGCGCCTTGATTCATCATGT
This Hydrogenophaga taeniospiralis DNA region includes the following protein-coding sequences:
- a CDS encoding DNA adenine methylase, which gives rise to MTEFKAAPLVPWIGGKRRLVKHILPMFPEHTCYVEPFCGAAALYFSKAPAKAEVLNDVNGDVVNLYRVVRHHLEEFTRQFKWALTSRQMFKWLQVTPGETLTDIQRAAKFFYLQKQAFGGKVTGQTFGTAATAPPRLNLLRLEEDLSAAHLRLANTYIEHLDWSVCVAKYDRAGTLFYCDPPYWGTEGYGVGFGLEQYDRLAELARTIKGRMVISVNDIPEMRKAFKGLAMDRLDIAYSVSRAETRKTTGELVIRSW
- a CDS encoding imelysin family protein, with amino-acid sequence MQLRALTLAIATLAASATLTGLPAHAATPAAAAATASAVDAKAVAAHYATLVHASYSDTLAAAKDMQAAIAAFVAAPSAEGLDKARKAWLAGREFYGQTEAFRFYSGPIDDDKGPEGQINAWPLDEAYVDYVTGKPKAGLVNTPKFKITKAALAKANERGGEENISAGWHAVEFLLWGQDQSETGPGNRSFEDYVKGKGENAERRAMYLTVATELLVDDLSAMAAAWAPGAKNYRAKFEKGGKESVRKIIVGLGSLSRGELAGERMEVALNSQDQEDEHSCFSDNTHRDVVNNAKGIQNVWLGQYTRRDGSKLEGPGVRDLVAAKNPALAEKTSAQLALSVSSAEAIPAPFDRAIAKGAAGRPAIEKTIESLVAQSKLLVESASAVGIAKLTLVEP